The Xiphophorus couchianus chromosome 5, X_couchianus-1.0, whole genome shotgun sequence genome includes a region encoding these proteins:
- the LOC114144892 gene encoding LOW QUALITY PROTEIN: hsp90 co-chaperone Cdc37-like (The sequence of the model RefSeq protein was modified relative to this genomic sequence to represent the inferred CDS: inserted 1 base in 1 codon), which yields MLETASGSPATTRTPGRADEEEDEEPEAELKKVQAESVQPEIKKETQQKHKTFVEKYAKEMKHFGMLRRWDDSQKYLSDNPHLVCEESANDLVVLCIDFEIDEKHALMEQVAHKXIVMQFILDLARTLNVDPRGCFRQFFSNVKEMQRSFDEKNTEMLQDVMSKLHPEEGRYHLQRCIDSGLWVPDLQEEED from the exons ATGCTGGAGACTGCTTCAGGAAGCCCGGCGACGACTCGGACACCTGGAAGAGcagatgaagaggaagatgaggaacCAGAGGCTGAGCTGAAGAAAGTCCAGGCTGAG agtgttcaacctgaaattaaaaaagaaacacaacagaagCACAAGACCTTTGTGGAGAAGTATGCCAAGGAAATGAAACACTTTG GTATGCTGCGGCGTTGGGACGACAGCCAGAAGTATCTGTCAGACAACCCACATCTGGTGTGTGAGGAGAGTGCTAATGACCTCGTCGTCCTCTGTATTGACTTTGAGATAGACGAG AAACATGCCCTCATGGAGCAGGTTGCACACA CCATCGTCATGCAGTTCATCTTGGATTTAGCTCGGACTCTGAACGTCGACCCGAGAGGCTGCTTCAGACAGTTCTTCTCAAACGTCAAG GAAATGCAGAGGAGTTTTGATGAGAAAAACACCGAGATGCTGCAGGATGTGATGAGCAAGCTGCACCCTGAG GAGGGAAGGTACCACCTGCAGAGATGCATTGACTCAGGCTTGTGGGTGCCTGACTTACAGGAGGAAGAAGATTAG